Proteins from one Pithys albifrons albifrons isolate INPA30051 chromosome 2, PitAlb_v1, whole genome shotgun sequence genomic window:
- the TAB2 gene encoding TGF-beta-activated kinase 1 and MAP3K7-binding protein 2 isoform X1: MAQGSQQIDIQVLHDLRQKFPEVPEGVVSRCMLQNNNNLDACCAVLSQESTKYLYGEGDLSFSDDSGIPGLRNHMTSLNLDLQSQNVYHHGREGSRMNGSRTLAHSVSDGHLQTSQSNNELFQQEPQTAPAQVPQGFNVFGMANTVSTSNPGQHLGFHLGSKGVSNLSQQTPRFNPIMVTLAPNIQPGRNTPTSLHIHGVPPPVLNSPQGNSIYIRPYITAPGGTTRQTQQQLGWASQFNPVHPQQVYQPSQPSPWTTIPTSSTTPHTSAQHSTQPNQQGHQTSHVYMPISSPTTPQAPMIHSSGSSQSSAHSQYNIQNISTGPRKNQIEIKLEPPQRNSTSKLRSTGPRTSTAPSSLNSQTLSRSQPTVYISASPPNTDEVITRGQPKVYISANATTGDDQLVRNQPTLFISTNPGVSTTARNMSGQVSMGPAFIHHHPPKSRAVGNSTTATSPRVVVTQPNTKYTFKITVSPNKPPAVSPGVVSPTFEPTNLLNLPDHYVEPEGIQHLTDPVLAHVDRISDARKLSMGSDDAAYTQALLVHQKARMERLQRELEVQKKKLDKLKAEVNEMENNLTRRRLKRSNSVSQIPSLEEMQQLRSCNRQLQIDIDCLTKEIDLFQARGPHFNPSAIHNFYDNIGFLGPVPPKPKDQRSIVKTPKTVPDTDEDEGAQWSCTACTFLNHPALNRCEQCEMPRHF, encoded by the exons AATAACAACAATTTGGATGCCTGTTGTGCCGTTCTCTCTCAGGAGAGCACAAAGTATCTCTACGGTGAAGGAGACCTGAGTTTTTCAGatgattctgggattcctgGACTACGAAATCACATGACATCTCTTAATTTGGATTTGCAGTCGCAGAATGTCTATCACCATGGAAGAGAAGGAAGTAGAATGAATGGAAGTAGGACTCTAGCTCACAGTGTTAGTGATGGACACCTTCAAACCAGTCAGTCCAACAATGAACTGTTTCAACAGGAACCACAGACAGCACCTGCGCAGGTTCCGCAAGGATTTAATGTCTTTGGGATGGCTAATACAGTTAGTACTTCTAATCCAGGGCAGCATCTTGGGTTTCACCTAGGCAGCAAAGGAGTGTCTAACTTGTCTCAACAAACACCCAGATTCAACCCCATTATGGTAACTTTAGCCCCAAACATTCAGCCTGGTCGCAATACCCCTACATCTTTGCACATACATGGTGTACCTCCTCCTGTTCTTAACAGTCCACAGGGAAATTCTATCTATATTAGGCCTTACATCACAGCTCCTGGCGGTACCACTCgacagacacagcagcagctgggctgggcatctCAGTTTAATCCcgtgcaccctcagcaagtctACCAGCCTTCGCAACCAAGTCCCTGGACTACTATTCCTACATCCAGTACTACGCCACATACCTCAGCGCAACACTCAACACAGCCAAACCAGCAAGGCCACCAGACTTCTCATGTCTATATGCCTATCAGTTCTCCCACTACCCCACAAGCACCTATGATTCATTCATCTGGTAGCTCTCAGTCTTCTGCTCATAGCCAATACAACATTCAGAATATATCCACAGGACCTCGCAAAAACCAAATTGAGATCAAACTTGAACCACCACAAAGAAACAGTACTTCTAAGTTGCGTTCAACCGGCCCTCGCACCTCCACTGCTCCCTCTTCCCTCAACAGCCAGACATTAAGTAGAAGTCAACCCACTGTTTACATATCGGCCAGTCCTCCAAATACTGATGAAGTGATCACACGTGGTCAGCCCAAGGTCTACATTTCAGCAAATGCCACAACAGGAGATGATCAACTTGTGCGGAACCAGCCCACGCTTTTCATATCAACAAATCCTGGAGTATCTACTACTGCTAGGAATATGTCTGGTCAAGTAAGCATGGGTCCTGCATTTATTCATCACCATCCACCCAAGAGTCGAGCAGTGGGCAACAGCACCACTGCAACCTCTCCTCGAGTGGTGGTTACGCAGCCTAACacaaaatatacttttaaaattacagtttctCCAAATAAGCCCCCTGCAGTTTCCCCAGGGGTAGTGTCCCCAACTTTTGAACCTACAAACCTTCTAAACCTTCCTGATCACTATGTTGAACCAGAGGGTATCCAGCATCTTACTGACCCTGTTTTAGCACATGTGGATAGGATCAGTGATGCACGGAAATTGAGTATGGGATCTGATGATGCTGCCTACACTCAAG CTTTACTGGTACACCAGAAGGCCAGGATGGAGCGACTTCAACGAGAACTTGAGgttcaaaagaaaaagttgGATAAACTAAAAGCAGAGGtcaatgaaatggaaaataatctAACACGAAGGCGCCTGAAAAGATCGAATTCTGTTTCCCAAATTCCATCA ctggAAGAAATGCAACAGTTGAGAAGTTGTAACAGACAGCTGCAGATAGACATAGATTGCCTAACCAAAGAGATTGATCTTTTTCAAGCAAGAG gACCACATTTTAATCCCAGTGCTATTCATAATTTTTATGATAATATTGGATTTCTTGGTCCTGTGCCACCAAAACCCAAAG ATCAGAGGTCCATTGTGAAAACACCAAAGACTGTTCCAGACACAGATGAAGATGAGGGAGCTCAGTGGAGTTGTACCGCCTGTACTTTTTTAAATCATCCTGCCTTAAATCGCTGTGAACAGTGTGAAATGCCCAGGCATTTCTGA
- the TAB2 gene encoding TGF-beta-activated kinase 1 and MAP3K7-binding protein 2 isoform X3 translates to MCPRFPFEFSNFLIDVTEILELIGCSLKKEKKIVQRNAFKLNNNNNLDACCAVLSQESTKYLYGEGDLSFSDDSGIPGLRNHMTSLNLDLQSQNVYHHGREGSRMNGSRTLAHSVSDGHLQTSQSNNELFQQEPQTAPAQVPQGFNVFGMANTVSTSNPGQHLGFHLGSKGVSNLSQQTPRFNPIMVTLAPNIQPGRNTPTSLHIHGVPPPVLNSPQGNSIYIRPYITAPGGTTRQTQQQLGWASQFNPVHPQQVYQPSQPSPWTTIPTSSTTPHTSAQHSTQPNQQGHQTSHVYMPISSPTTPQAPMIHSSGSSQSSAHSQYNIQNISTGPRKNQIEIKLEPPQRNSTSKLRSTGPRTSTAPSSLNSQTLSRSQPTVYISASPPNTDEVITRGQPKVYISANATTGDDQLVRNQPTLFISTNPGVSTTARNMSGQVSMGPAFIHHHPPKSRAVGNSTTATSPRVVVTQPNTKYTFKITVSPNKPPAVSPGVVSPTFEPTNLLNLPDHYVEPEGIQHLTDPVLAHVDRISDARKLSMGSDDAAYTQALLVHQKARMERLQRELEVQKKKLDKLKAEVNEMENNLTRRRLKRSNSVSQIPSLEEMQQLRSCNRQLQIDIDCLTKEIDLFQARGPHFNPSAIHNFYDNIGFLGPVPPKPKDQRSIVKTPKTVPDTDEDEGAQWSCTACTFLNHPALNRCEQCEMPRHF, encoded by the exons AATAACAACAATTTGGATGCCTGTTGTGCCGTTCTCTCTCAGGAGAGCACAAAGTATCTCTACGGTGAAGGAGACCTGAGTTTTTCAGatgattctgggattcctgGACTACGAAATCACATGACATCTCTTAATTTGGATTTGCAGTCGCAGAATGTCTATCACCATGGAAGAGAAGGAAGTAGAATGAATGGAAGTAGGACTCTAGCTCACAGTGTTAGTGATGGACACCTTCAAACCAGTCAGTCCAACAATGAACTGTTTCAACAGGAACCACAGACAGCACCTGCGCAGGTTCCGCAAGGATTTAATGTCTTTGGGATGGCTAATACAGTTAGTACTTCTAATCCAGGGCAGCATCTTGGGTTTCACCTAGGCAGCAAAGGAGTGTCTAACTTGTCTCAACAAACACCCAGATTCAACCCCATTATGGTAACTTTAGCCCCAAACATTCAGCCTGGTCGCAATACCCCTACATCTTTGCACATACATGGTGTACCTCCTCCTGTTCTTAACAGTCCACAGGGAAATTCTATCTATATTAGGCCTTACATCACAGCTCCTGGCGGTACCACTCgacagacacagcagcagctgggctgggcatctCAGTTTAATCCcgtgcaccctcagcaagtctACCAGCCTTCGCAACCAAGTCCCTGGACTACTATTCCTACATCCAGTACTACGCCACATACCTCAGCGCAACACTCAACACAGCCAAACCAGCAAGGCCACCAGACTTCTCATGTCTATATGCCTATCAGTTCTCCCACTACCCCACAAGCACCTATGATTCATTCATCTGGTAGCTCTCAGTCTTCTGCTCATAGCCAATACAACATTCAGAATATATCCACAGGACCTCGCAAAAACCAAATTGAGATCAAACTTGAACCACCACAAAGAAACAGTACTTCTAAGTTGCGTTCAACCGGCCCTCGCACCTCCACTGCTCCCTCTTCCCTCAACAGCCAGACATTAAGTAGAAGTCAACCCACTGTTTACATATCGGCCAGTCCTCCAAATACTGATGAAGTGATCACACGTGGTCAGCCCAAGGTCTACATTTCAGCAAATGCCACAACAGGAGATGATCAACTTGTGCGGAACCAGCCCACGCTTTTCATATCAACAAATCCTGGAGTATCTACTACTGCTAGGAATATGTCTGGTCAAGTAAGCATGGGTCCTGCATTTATTCATCACCATCCACCCAAGAGTCGAGCAGTGGGCAACAGCACCACTGCAACCTCTCCTCGAGTGGTGGTTACGCAGCCTAACacaaaatatacttttaaaattacagtttctCCAAATAAGCCCCCTGCAGTTTCCCCAGGGGTAGTGTCCCCAACTTTTGAACCTACAAACCTTCTAAACCTTCCTGATCACTATGTTGAACCAGAGGGTATCCAGCATCTTACTGACCCTGTTTTAGCACATGTGGATAGGATCAGTGATGCACGGAAATTGAGTATGGGATCTGATGATGCTGCCTACACTCAAG CTTTACTGGTACACCAGAAGGCCAGGATGGAGCGACTTCAACGAGAACTTGAGgttcaaaagaaaaagttgGATAAACTAAAAGCAGAGGtcaatgaaatggaaaataatctAACACGAAGGCGCCTGAAAAGATCGAATTCTGTTTCCCAAATTCCATCA ctggAAGAAATGCAACAGTTGAGAAGTTGTAACAGACAGCTGCAGATAGACATAGATTGCCTAACCAAAGAGATTGATCTTTTTCAAGCAAGAG gACCACATTTTAATCCCAGTGCTATTCATAATTTTTATGATAATATTGGATTTCTTGGTCCTGTGCCACCAAAACCCAAAG ATCAGAGGTCCATTGTGAAAACACCAAAGACTGTTCCAGACACAGATGAAGATGAGGGAGCTCAGTGGAGTTGTACCGCCTGTACTTTTTTAAATCATCCTGCCTTAAATCGCTGTGAACAGTGTGAAATGCCCAGGCATTTCTGA
- the TAB2 gene encoding TGF-beta-activated kinase 1 and MAP3K7-binding protein 2 isoform X2: protein MTSLNLDLQSQNVYHHGREGSRMNGSRTLAHSVSDGHLQTSQSNNELFQQEPQTAPAQVPQGFNVFGMANTVSTSNPGQHLGFHLGSKGVSNLSQQTPRFNPIMVTLAPNIQPGRNTPTSLHIHGVPPPVLNSPQGNSIYIRPYITAPGGTTRQTQQQLGWASQFNPVHPQQVYQPSQPSPWTTIPTSSTTPHTSAQHSTQPNQQGHQTSHVYMPISSPTTPQAPMIHSSGSSQSSAHSQYNIQNISTGPRKNQIEIKLEPPQRNSTSKLRSTGPRTSTAPSSLNSQTLSRSQPTVYISASPPNTDEVITRGQPKVYISANATTGDDQLVRNQPTLFISTNPGVSTTARNMSGQVSMGPAFIHHHPPKSRAVGNSTTATSPRVVVTQPNTKYTFKITVSPNKPPAVSPGVVSPTFEPTNLLNLPDHYVEPEGIQHLTDPVLAHVDRISDARKLSMGSDDAAYTQALLVHQKARMERLQRELEVQKKKLDKLKAEVNEMENNLTRRRLKRSNSVSQIPSLEEMQQLRSCNRQLQIDIDCLTKEIDLFQARGPHFNPSAIHNFYDNIGFLGPVPPKPKDQRSIVKTPKTVPDTDEDEGAQWSCTACTFLNHPALNRCEQCEMPRHF from the exons ATGACATCTCTTAATTTGGATTTGCAGTCGCAGAATGTCTATCACCATGGAAGAGAAGGAAGTAGAATGAATGGAAGTAGGACTCTAGCTCACAGTGTTAGTGATGGACACCTTCAAACCAGTCAGTCCAACAATGAACTGTTTCAACAGGAACCACAGACAGCACCTGCGCAGGTTCCGCAAGGATTTAATGTCTTTGGGATGGCTAATACAGTTAGTACTTCTAATCCAGGGCAGCATCTTGGGTTTCACCTAGGCAGCAAAGGAGTGTCTAACTTGTCTCAACAAACACCCAGATTCAACCCCATTATGGTAACTTTAGCCCCAAACATTCAGCCTGGTCGCAATACCCCTACATCTTTGCACATACATGGTGTACCTCCTCCTGTTCTTAACAGTCCACAGGGAAATTCTATCTATATTAGGCCTTACATCACAGCTCCTGGCGGTACCACTCgacagacacagcagcagctgggctgggcatctCAGTTTAATCCcgtgcaccctcagcaagtctACCAGCCTTCGCAACCAAGTCCCTGGACTACTATTCCTACATCCAGTACTACGCCACATACCTCAGCGCAACACTCAACACAGCCAAACCAGCAAGGCCACCAGACTTCTCATGTCTATATGCCTATCAGTTCTCCCACTACCCCACAAGCACCTATGATTCATTCATCTGGTAGCTCTCAGTCTTCTGCTCATAGCCAATACAACATTCAGAATATATCCACAGGACCTCGCAAAAACCAAATTGAGATCAAACTTGAACCACCACAAAGAAACAGTACTTCTAAGTTGCGTTCAACCGGCCCTCGCACCTCCACTGCTCCCTCTTCCCTCAACAGCCAGACATTAAGTAGAAGTCAACCCACTGTTTACATATCGGCCAGTCCTCCAAATACTGATGAAGTGATCACACGTGGTCAGCCCAAGGTCTACATTTCAGCAAATGCCACAACAGGAGATGATCAACTTGTGCGGAACCAGCCCACGCTTTTCATATCAACAAATCCTGGAGTATCTACTACTGCTAGGAATATGTCTGGTCAAGTAAGCATGGGTCCTGCATTTATTCATCACCATCCACCCAAGAGTCGAGCAGTGGGCAACAGCACCACTGCAACCTCTCCTCGAGTGGTGGTTACGCAGCCTAACacaaaatatacttttaaaattacagtttctCCAAATAAGCCCCCTGCAGTTTCCCCAGGGGTAGTGTCCCCAACTTTTGAACCTACAAACCTTCTAAACCTTCCTGATCACTATGTTGAACCAGAGGGTATCCAGCATCTTACTGACCCTGTTTTAGCACATGTGGATAGGATCAGTGATGCACGGAAATTGAGTATGGGATCTGATGATGCTGCCTACACTCAAG CTTTACTGGTACACCAGAAGGCCAGGATGGAGCGACTTCAACGAGAACTTGAGgttcaaaagaaaaagttgGATAAACTAAAAGCAGAGGtcaatgaaatggaaaataatctAACACGAAGGCGCCTGAAAAGATCGAATTCTGTTTCCCAAATTCCATCA ctggAAGAAATGCAACAGTTGAGAAGTTGTAACAGACAGCTGCAGATAGACATAGATTGCCTAACCAAAGAGATTGATCTTTTTCAAGCAAGAG gACCACATTTTAATCCCAGTGCTATTCATAATTTTTATGATAATATTGGATTTCTTGGTCCTGTGCCACCAAAACCCAAAG ATCAGAGGTCCATTGTGAAAACACCAAAGACTGTTCCAGACACAGATGAAGATGAGGGAGCTCAGTGGAGTTGTACCGCCTGTACTTTTTTAAATCATCCTGCCTTAAATCGCTGTGAACAGTGTGAAATGCCCAGGCATTTCTGA